The region GAAGAGATGCCACGCGCACGCTGGGCCGCCGTCAATACAAGGTCAAACCGGTTGGGAATTTTCTCAATACAGTCTTCAACCGTTACACGGGCCATGGTCGCTCTCCAGCATTGGTGAAATTTCGGCTGTGGCAAAGGCCACAATCCCTTGGGATATACTCCCGATGGCACGGAAAAACAAGAGGTTTCATCATTCTATGCGGCAACTTGCCTGCCCGCCGCCGGATGGATGAGCATAAAAGAGCGGCGCCATCATCTATGGCTTCAGGCCAGGACAGCCACCTGTTCCGGGTCAAGATTATCGATCAGCCCGGCAATTTCCTCCCCCGTGACCGGATGCCGCCAGCCTGGCGCAAGATCCGCCAGCGGGTACAGCACAAAGGCGCGCTGGTGCAGGCGCGGATGCGGCAGAACAAGATTGCCATCCCGCACTTCCCCCCTGAAATCGAGGATGTCGATATCGAGCACCCGGGCTTCATTGCGGGTCATCCGGACACGCCCGAAACGGGCCTCCCGATCATGCAGCACCGCAAGCAGGGTTTCCGGTGCCATGTCGGTGTCGATTTCAACCACCGCATTCTGATACCATGGCTGGCTTGAAACAGGCACGGGCGCGGTCTTGTACCAGGGGGAAAGCGCCACCACGCGGATCCCGTCTTCGGCCAGGCTTTCGATGGCAGCAAGGCAACCTTCCCGCGGGCCGGAAAATCCATCCGGGGTGAGATTGGCACCGATGCCGAGGAAGATCCGGGAGGTATCTTTATTTTTATCTTTATTTTTCATGATTCTAGTGTTATCAAAAGATCACAGCGGCTTATACAGAAGGCTGCTTGTATACTGTATTTATATTCATAATCAACCATTCAAAAGTCATTCAGCAAATTCAACCCGGATACAAGCACCCTCCCCTTAGCCATAGATATCAACTTAAATAAAGAAATAGACATTCCATGTTTTCCATTCAGAAGAACGATCGCTTCGCCGCCTTCATTGACGGCTCGAACTTTCACGCCACCACCAAACAGCTTGGTTTCGAGGTAGATTATGAAAAACTGCTGACGCTGCTCAGGAATACCGGGCGCATGGTCCGGACCTATTATTATACCGCCCTGCCTGATGGAGATGATTACGCGCCGATCCGCAAACTTTCCGACTGGCTCGACTATAATGGCTACACGCTGGTAACCAAGCAGACACGCGAATTCACCGATAACGAAACCGGCCGCAAACGCATCAAGGGCAATATGGATATGGAACTTGCCCTCGACATGCTGAAACTTGCGCCGCATATCGACCACGCCATCCTGTTTTCAGGCGATGGGGATTTCTGCCGCCTGCTCAAGGAAGTGCAGAATCTCGGCATCCGGGTTACGGTGGTCTCGACGGTCAAGACACGGCCGCCGCTCATGGCCGATACCCTGCGCCGCCAGTCCGATGATTTCATCGATGCCAATGAGCTTCGTGACCTGATCTCTCGCCCGCCCCGGGATCATGACTATTCCGGGATTGATGACGACGGCGACGACTATGATGAAGCCGAGGTACTGGACGACCGGCGACGGTTCTGATGGCTGTGCCTCCACCCCGCCGTGATCAAACCTGCCGGCTCTGCCCGCGGCTTGCCGAATATCTGGATGCGGCGCGCGCCGCCCATCCGGACTGGCATAACGGCCCGGTCAATGGCTATGGGCCAACGGACGCGCCGATCATGCTGATCGGCCTTGCCCCGGGAATGCGCGGGGCCAACCGGACAGGACGTCCCTTTACCGGCGATTTTGCCGGTGATCTGCTCTATCAGATGCTGGATGAGTTTGCCCTCAGTTCCGGCAGGTATGATGCGCGTGCCGATGACGGGGTTCGGCTCAACGCCATCCGTATTGTCAATGCGGTTCGCTGTGTGCCGCCGCAGAACAAGCCCACCGGGGCTGAAATCAATACCTGCCGGCAGTTTCTCATCAAAGATATCGCCGCCATGACGCAGATCAGGGTCATCATCACCCTTGGGCGGATCGGCCATGCCTCGGCACTCAAGGCGCTCGGGCTGCGGGAGGCTGACTATCCTTTCGGTCATGCACGGGAACATGATCTTCCGGGCGGGATCAGGCTTGTCGCGTCATATCATTGCTCACGCTACAACACCCAGACCGGGCGGTTGACCACGGAGATGTTCCGTGACGTGTTCCGAAAGGCAACGCAGGCCGCCGGCCTTCCCGGGCTAGCCGATCAGTAGTTTTTGAGTATCCGCGCTTTCTGGCGGTCCCAGTCACGTTTCTTGATGGCTTCGCGCTTGTCCTGTTTCTTGCGCCCCCTGGCGATGCCGAGGCTCAGTTTGGCGATGCCCCGGTCGTTGAAATAGATGGTCAGCGGCACGAGTGTCATGCCATCCTTGTTGATCAGGCCGAGCAAGCGGTCATTTTCCTTGCGTTTCAGCAGAAGCGGGCGCTTGCGCTTGGGCTCATGATTGTCGCGTGAAGCTTCATAGACAGGGATATTGGCATTGATCAGGACGATCCGGCCGTTATCTTCGCCGGCATAGGCTTCGGCGATGCTGGCACGGCCACGGCGCAGGGATTTCACCTCACTGCCGAGAAGGACCATCCCCGCCTCGATCGTCTCCGTGATGTCGTATTCGTGCCGGGCCTTGCGATTTTCAGCCACCCGGCCTGTTGAGATTATCCCCGCCATGGCCGAAGGCCCTCCTGTTCATTTCAGGACAGGATGCCGACATGCCTGAGGGCAGTTTCCACCCGCGCCTTCGATGCATCGGCAATATCCACCAGCGGTGCCCGAAGCCCGGCGCCGCAGATTCCCATCAGGCTGGCGGCGTATTTCACCGGCCCCGGGCTGGATTCGCAGAACATGGCTTCGTGAAGCGGCATCAGCAGCGCGTTCAGCTCCTGCGCCCGGGCGATATTTCCCTGATCCCAGGCCGCATGCATTTCCGCAAGCAGGCCAGGGGCGATGTTTGCCGTCACCGAAATACAGCCATGGCCGCCCGCGGCCCGGTGGGCCAGCGCCGTGCCGTCTTCACCGGAAAGCTGGGAGAAACCCGGCCCGATCCGGTTGAGGAGATGGGTGGGGCGCGACAGATCCTGCGAGGAATCCTTGACGCCAGCGATATTCGGATGCTGTGCCAGTTCCACCATCGTATCATTGCTCATGGCAACGACGGAACGGCCGGGAATATCGTAGATGATCACCGGCACGGAGACGGCATCGGCAATCGTTGCGTAATGATGCTTCAGCCCTGCCTGGGTCGGCTTGTTGTAATAGGGGGTCACCACCAGCACCGCATCGGCACCGGCGTCGGCGGCGTGGGTGGCGAAATCAACCGCTTCATGGGTGGAGTTTGAACCTGCTCCTGCGATCACCTGCACCCGGCCGGCGGCCTCCTCAATGCAGATTTCGACCACTTTCTTGTGCTCATCATGGCTGAGCGTCGGGGACTCCCCGGTGGTGCCCACCGGAATAAGGCCGCGCGTGCCTTCGGCGATCTGCCAGTTGACCAGTTTTCGGAACCCGGCCTCATCCAGGCTGCCATCCGCGAGGAACGGCGTAATCAGGGCTACGCAAGAGCCGCCAAATCGGGCATCACCAGTCATCATGATCCTTCTCCAGTCCAGAGATACGAGATGTGCCGGAGCATAGGCCCAGATGCGCTCATCTTCAAGCCATTCTTGGCCATGGATCCATATCTCCATTCCAGTATAAAGCGAGTTGCCAGCAAAGACCAGCATGCCTAGACTTGGCCACGATATATCGTGCCCTGAACGTATCTTTGAGGGGAACGTATCTTTGAGGGAGTCTTCGAGATGATGGATCTGCCGAGTTATAAAGATGTCGCCGCGGCGCGGGACCGCATCAAAGGGGACGCCGTGGTCACGCCGCTCATCTCCTCACCCCGGGCCGATGCCCGTCTGGGGGGCATGCTGCTGATCAAGGCCGAACCCCTGCAACGCACCGGATCCTTCAAGTTCCGCGGCGCCGCCAATTCGGTTGCCATGCTGGATGCGTCAACCCGCACGGTCGTGGCCTGGTCATCGGGAAACCACGCCCAGGCAGTGGCGGCGGCGGCAACGGCACGCGGGCTCAGATCCATCATCGTCATGCCGGAAGATGCCCCGGAAACCAAAAAGGCCGGAACGGCCGAACTTGGCGGTGACGTCGTGACCTATGACCGTTACACCGAAAGCCGTGAAGATATCGGCCAGGCGCTGGCGCGTGAGCATGACGCGGCCATCATTCCACCTTATGATTTTGCGCCCGTCATCGCAGGTCAGGGAACAATCGGTATCGAGATCGCCGAACAGATTGATGCCCGCGGCATTTCCGCGGACCAGCTCATCTGCTGCACCGGCGGCGGCGGGCTGCTTTCAGGGCTTTCGCTCGGCCTTCATGAGCATCTCCCTGATCTTGAGATCATCGCCGCCGAACCGGAAGGGTTCGACGACTTCAGAAGATCCATCGAGGCCGGTGAACGCCTTGCCAATATCCCCGGGCCGAAAACGATCTGCGATGCCATTGTCACGCCAACCCCGGGCGAGTTGACCTTCGCCATCAACCGCCAGCATGTCAGCCATGGCGTTGCCGTCAGCGACGATGAAGTGCTGGCCGCGATGGCTTTTGCCTGGTCGGAATACAAACTGGTGATCGAGCCCGGCGGCGCGGTTGCTCTTGCGGCGGCGCTTTCCGGCAAGGTCGAGATCAGGGGCAAGACAACGGTTATCGTTGCCTCCGGCGGCAATGTCGACAGGGATATTTTCAAGCGCGCGCTGGAAATGCCCGAGGGCCGTGCCTTCAAGCCCCGGTGACTAGCCGCGCCCGCGATAGGTCGCAACACCCGGGTCCGGCACCCATACGCCTTCAGGCAAATTTCCATATTGCCAGAAAACATCTATCGGCATGCCGCCGCGGGGGTACCAGTATCCGCCGATCCTCAACCAATGGGGCTTGAGCAGATCAGCCAATGTCTTGCCGATATCGACGGTGCAGGCTTCGTGGAAGGCCTGATGATTGCGGAAGGAATTGAAATAGAGTTTGAGCGATTTGCTTTCCACCATCCATTCGTCGGGCACATAGTCAATCACCAGATGGGCGAAATCCGGCTGCGCCGTCACCGGACAGAGGGAGGTGAATTCAGGCTGGGTAAACCGCGCCACGAAGAACGTATCGGGATGCGGATTAGGCACCCGATCAAGTTCGGCTTCCTCCGGGCTTTGCGGCATGACGCTGGGTTTGCCAAGATGCTTCAGGCTGTCGGTCATGAGGTGATCCTTTCCATCAATGAGGTGGATATAAACCAAACGTCCGCAGGCTTCCAGGGGAAAATACTAGACCGGGCCACCACAAGGCGAGGCCAGCACCACCACCAGATCCGCAAGGTTGGTGCCGGTGGGCGGACAGCGGACCAGCCCGCCCATCGCTTCAAGACAGGGGTGGGAATCATGGGCTTCAAGCGCGGCACGGGCGGCATCGGCATGGCCCAGCATCTCGCTGGTCACGCAACCGCCGGCGGCATCGGTGGGCCCGTCCCGGCCATCGGTTCCTGCGGCAAGAAGCACCCATTCGCCGCCAGAATTGGCCTCCGCCATGGCCGCAAGAAAGGCAAGGGCAAGCTCCTGCGAGCGCCCGCCAAGGCCATGTCTGGCGGGCAGGCGAACAACCGTCTCTCCCCCGGCAACTCCCGCCAGCGGCTGCGTTGCCTCCCTGATGAGTTCGGCCAGCTGCCTGCCCATGGCTGAAGCCTCACCTTCAAGCGGCGGCAGCGTCACCGCGGCCGGGCCAAGCGAGGCCAGGGCCGCCTCAACGCAGATGCTGTTGCTGGCCAGGATGGAGGTTTCGATCTTATCAAGCCGCTTGTCTCCTTGCATGAGCGGCATTTCCGCATCCCCGGCCCGGAGACGCGCCAGCGCCTCCCCTACCCAGCTTTCGTTGAGGAGGCCGGATGCCTCAAGATACCCCAGGGTGACGTCGAATGGCGTTGTTTCGGCGGCAAATGGCCCGCTTGCGATCGAGATCAGGGCATCACCCGGCACATCGGAAAGCGCCCATTGCGTGATACGCGCCGGTGCCGCAAGCGCCGCCAGACGCCCACCCTTGACGCGTGAGAACAGGCGGCGGACGGCGTTCATCGCATGGATATCAAGACCGCTTCCGAGCAGGGCCTGGTTGAGCCTGATCTTGTGATCCAGGGTCAGGCCAGGCATGGGCAGGGCCATCAGCGCCGAGCCGCCACCGCTCAACAATACGAGAAGATGATCATCCTCCCCAAGTCCGGAAAGCCGCGCCGAGATCGCCGCCGCCGCATCGAGGCTGCCCTGATCAGGCACGGGATGGCCGCCTCTATAGAGCTCAAACCCGGTGACCTGCCGCGCGTTTTCCCTGTTGGTGACCAGCATTCCCGGCGCGTTGATGCCTTGGTTCCGGCACGCCTCGGCCATGGCAACCGCGGCCTTTCCAATCCCGAGAACAAAGGTGGGGGCAGATTCAAGATCCCTGATGGCCGTGGCTATGGCGCGGGCAGGTGAGGCAGCAGCAAGGGCGGCGGCAAATGCAGTTTCGGCCCGGTGCTTCAATTCTGCTATGGTCATGTGACGGGATCAGGCACGTCCCGGCCAGCAAAAAAAGCTTCAAGATTGCGGACAACCTTCATCCCCATGGCGTTTCGTGTCTCCAGCGTCGCCGAACCCAGATGCGGCAGCAGAACGGTATTCGGGGCCGCCAGCAGGCGCGGATTGATCACCGGTTCACCCTGAAAGACATCCAGTCCGGCGCCGCCGATGCGGCCAGACAAGAGCGCCTCAGCCAGCGCCTCCTCATCCACGACATCACCCCGGGCGGTGTTGATGACCACGGCATCGGGTTTCATCGCTGACATGGCCTCAGCATTCAGGATATGACGTGTTTCCTCCCCGCCGGGGCAATGCAGGCTGATGATATCGGCGCGGGCAGCGACATCGCTGACCGTGGCCAGTTGTTCGGCCTCAAACGGGCCGACATCATCGAGGCGGGAACGGTTGTAGAACACCACCTTCATGCCGAAGCCGAGGGCCGCGCGGCGGGCGGTGGCCCGGCCTATCCGCCCCATGCCGATAATGCCGAGCGTCTTGCCGGTCATCTCCCGGCCAAGCAGATGCGTCGGCCGCCAGCCTGCCCATTCACCGCTTCGGAGTTCACGCTCCCCTTCACCGGCGCGGCGGCAGGTCATGAGCATGAGCGTGAGGGCGATATCGGCGGTGGCATCGGTCAGCACCCCGGGGGTGTTCGTCACCACGATGCCGTGGCGTGCTGCCGCTGCTGTATCAATGTGGTTTACGCCAACGCCGAAATTGGCAATGATCCGGCAGTTGCCGGCGGCGGCGTCAAGGACGCTGGCATCGAGCCGGTCCGTCACCGTGCAGGCGATCCCGTCATGCGCCTTCATGGCGGTGATCAGGGCTTCTGGTGCGAGTGGTCTGTCTTCTGGATCAACGGTCACGTCAAAAGCCGCACGGAGCGCATTTTCGGATTCTTCGGGCCAGTGGCGGGTGAGCAGAATGCGTGGCTTGGACATGGGCGGTCTCCTTTTTTTGCGGCGACGCGATCAGCGCGTCTTGATCCGGTCATGGATGGCGAGCACGGACCGGGCCATCCTCTCATTGGCGGCGTCGATCATCCGGCCTTCATAGGCGGCAGCCCCCTTGCCTTCGGCGGCGGCCAGATCAAGTGCCGCAAGAATACCTCTGGCGCGGGTAACTTCATCTTCGCTCGGGGAAAACACGGCATTGGCCAGCGGTATCTGCGCCGGATGAATGGCCCATTTGCCCGCCATCCCGAGGCTCGATGCCCGGCGGGCGGCGGCGTCATACCCGGCCGGATCACCGAAATCACCAAAGGCGCTGTCCATGGGAACAAGCCCGTTGGCCCGGCAAGCCGCCACAATACGCGACAGGATGGCATGGAACTGATCCCCCGGATAATCGGGGTTGAGTCCGCCGATATCGACGGTTCGTGCCTGAATGCTGGCGGCAAAATCACCGGCGCCGAAATGCAGGGCTTCGAGCCTTGGCTTGCCGATATCACGGTTATATCTTGCGATCGCTTCAAGATTGGCGGCGCCGGCGGCTGTTTCGATCAGCCCTTCGAGGGCGGGCGGGGCAAACCCCTTCGCGGTCGCGATCTGGGTGATGAGGCAATCGGCGGCATAAAGATCCTCCGGCCCGCCGACCTTGGGCAGGATGACGGTATCGATCCTGTCTCCGGCGGCTTCCAGCACATCGACAAGATCACGATACGTCCAGGAAGTATCAAGGCCGTTCACCCGAAGCGAGATTGTCTTGCCGGTGCCGGACCAGTCAATTTCCCTGAGGGCCGTGACCACCAAGAGGCGCGCGGCCGCCTTCTCGCCTGCTGAAACGGCATCTTCAAGATCGAGGAAAACAGCATCGGCATCGGTGGTCGCGGCCTTGGTCATCATCTTCATGGATGAGGCCGGAACCGCCAGCAGACAGCGACGCAGACGAGGTGATGGATCGGGGGTCAGACGATGGCTCATGGGATTGAATTTTCGCTTTGTTTTATCGGTTTCTCTAACCATAATATCAATTGACGCAATGTCCAGCCAGCATCAAGACCGCTTTGCAAGAATATGACCATGATTACAACAGAACAGATTACAAACTATCAGCACGACGGGGCGGTCCACCTGCCCGGCCTTTTCAAGGACTGGGTGGATGTCATCCGCGACGGGATTGAGATGAATATGGCCGAACCGGGGGAATATGCCGCGGAAAACACCAAGGCAGGCGACAGCGGCAGATTTTTCGATGATTACTGCAACTGGCAGCGAATCCCCGCCCTTGAAGAGATCATGCTCCGGTCTCCGGCAGCAAAGGCGGCGGCCGAACTCATGCGTTCAGAGACGGCGCAGATCTTCCATGATCATGTGCTTGTCAAGGAGCCGGGCACCTCAAAGCCGACGCCATGGCACCAGGATGCGCCCTATTATTTCGTCGAAGGTGAGCAGAATCTGAGTTTCTGGATCCCGGTTGATCCGGTGAAAGAGGCCACGTTGCGGATGATCGCCGGCTCCCACCGCTGGGAGAAGATGGTCCTGCCCGTACGCTGGCTGAACGAGGATGCCTTCTACCCCGATGACGACGAATACCTGCCGGTGCCGGACCCGGACCGCGAGCCGGAAGCCTATCGCGTGCTGGAATGGGAGCTTGAGCCGGGGGATGCGGTGGCGTTTCATTTCAAATGTGTCCATGGCGCGCGGGGCAACATGAACGCCTCCCGGCGGCGGGCCTTGTCGCTCAGGTTTCTGGGGGATGATGCCCGTTACGTCACCCGCCCCGGACGCACCTCCCCGCCTTTCCCCGGCCATGGCATGACCGATGGCGAGAAACTCCGCGAAGACTGGTTCCCCATCGCTTACCGGGCGGCCTGAGACTCAAGGACGGGGCGCGGCGCCTTTATCGCGAATGGCGGATCAGGCTGAAACTGGCTGATCTTCTTCGGATCTGGGTGTCACCAGCGCAAGCCCGATCATCATCAGCCCCAGCGCAAGCCAGACCCACCAGGAATGGGTTTCACCGAAAATATACATCCCCCAGAACACCCCCGAAAGAGTGACAAGATACCCGGTCTGGCTGGCAAAAACCGGCCCGAACATGCTGACGGACATCACGAACATGGTATAGGCGACGACGGATATCAGGGACAGACCTATCACCGCATATTCCATGCTGCCGAAAGGAAAGCTGAAGACAAGAAGGCTGTCGTTCCAGCTGGCCAGCGGGAAAAGCATCAGGGCCGCCATCACGTTCATGCCAAGCGACATGCGGATGGGGCCGATGCGCGAGACTGCCCGTGCCGCCAGCACCAGATTCTCGCCTGAATAGCTGAGCGAACTGATGCAGGCGAGAAGGATCCAGGGTATCGCCGCACGATCCGGCAGGCTGTTCTGCGGCAGGGCTATGAGCGCGATGGCCGCAATACCGCAAAGCAGGCCGGCAAATCTCTTGACCGAGAACCGCTCCATGCCAAGCGGCACCGACGCGCCGTAAGTCATCAGCGGGATCAGCGCAATGGTGATGGAAAGCACGCCTGCCTGAACATGGGGAGCCGAATAATAGAAAAGCGAGCCGGGCAGGACGGCGCCAAGTATTCCGATGATCGTGATCAGCCGGAGATGGTTGCGCAGCTCAAGGACAGATTTGCGCCGGACCAGCGAGACCACCAAGAGAACGGTCGCCGAAAACATCGCCTGAAAAAGCGCAATCCCCAAGGGCGCTCCGCCGCTTTCAACGGCGATCTTGCCAAGCGAGAAAGACAACCCCCAGCTTACCCCCATGATGGTCAGAAATACCCAAGGGAGCAACTGCTTCCAGCGTATCCTTGAACGTGCCGTCAAAATCATCGCCGATACACCAGAAAATTTCCTGCATGAGGTTGATGATCTGAATATGGCACAAGATGGAATAAATTCCAGCCCGGAAAGATTTTTTACCAGCCCGTCCGGTTGATGATCATCTGGGCGGCGCGGGAATATTCCGCCAGCGACTCGATCGGCAAGGTGTCGACCCTGAAACTGCCCCATGACGCCACTTCACTATCTGCCGAAACCGCCGGATTGACGGGATATTCAAAATTCACGCTGGCATAGATCGACTGGGCCTCTTTTTCGGTCAGCCATTCAAGAAAGGCCCGGGCCTCTTCTGCCCGGGGGGACGTCCGGACGATCCCGCCGCCGGAAATGTTGATATGCTGGCCACGATCTTCCTGATTGAGAAAGACAAGACGGATGCTTTCAGCCCAGAGTTTCTGTTCCGGGTTGTCGGTGTTGAATTTCATGTTACCGTAGTAATAGGTATTCATGAGCGCAACATCACATTCACCGGAAAAGATGGCCTTTGCCTGGGCCCGATCATTCCCTTGCGGCTTGCGGGCAAGATTGGCCACCAGCCCCCGCGCCCATGCTTCGGCTTCGGCTTCGCCATGATGGGCAATGAGCGAGGCCAGCAAGGCCCGGTTATAGACATGGCTGCCTTTGCGTGAACATACCCGGCCTTTCCATTTCGGATCAGCAAGATCCTCGATGCGGGAGATGCTGCCTTCGGCAACACGATCCTTCGAGACGGCGAGTATCCGGGCCCGGGTCGAGAGTGCAATCCAGCGGCCCTCCTTTTCACGCAAGTACTGTGGGACATTGCGCTCAATCACCGGGGAGCTGACCGGAGCAAGCAGATCAAGCTCCGCCAGTTCCACAATGCGCGACACATCACTGGTCAGCACGATATCCGCCGGTGACGACGCGCCTTCGGCCTGAAGCCGCTGGGCCAGCCCCTGCGGCGCGTGAACGACGTTGAATTCCGTTCCTGTCTTTTTGCCATATGCCTCAAGCAGCGGCGCAAGCAACTGGGGGGCGCGGTAGGAATAGATATTCAGCGTCCCGGCAAAGGCCGGTGCGACAACGCCCAAGGCCAGAAGAACTGCCAGAACCAATCGACGATACAGGTGCATGATGCCCTCTCCATAGGTGAGAATGATTATCAATCTCATTTAAACAACTGAATTTGTCAACACCCAAATTTCCATCAAGCGAGATAAAATTCCGGCCGGATTTTCCCCTTTGCGAGCGGGGAGGATTCAGATCGACACCGGCCGCCGGTTCAGATGCCAAAACCCGGCTCAAACCCTGCCGGTGCAAGTTCAAGGGTTCTGAAATCAAAGGCAGGCGCGACAATATTGCTGGCGAGAACCCAGCCGGACTGGCTCGACGCCGCCTGCCAGGCCCCACGCGGAATGATGAGTTGAGGACGCTGGCCTTTGGCGATGTCCATCCCGAGGCGATGCGTCTGGACAGGGCCATCGCCTTCCCTGACATAGAGGGACAACACCGATCCTGCATGCCAGGACCAGACTTCATCCGCATCCCTGATCCGGTGCCAATGGGCTGTCTCCCCTTCTTTGAGAAGAAAATAGATGACGGAAACCTCCCCCCGGCTGCCAGCGGGGGAATTTCCGGTGAAGGTTTCAAGATACCAGCCCCCTTCGGGATGTGCCTTGAGGCCAAGCTGGTCAATGATATCGTCTGCTTCCATCATGTCGTTCCAGATATTCACATAAACGAAGGATGACCCTTCTTTTTTGAAAATATACCCAGAATGGCGCGCAAGAAAAGACCTATATGCCAAAGAATGACGCCAGCAGAAACGCCCCCAACCCGGCTGCCACCGCCACTATCATGTTGCCGCGCCAGAGCATGACTCCAAGAGCCACGATCAGCGCCGCCAGCCGCCAGCTCAGTTCGGTCGTCGCCACAAGCCCGCTCGGGAAGACGACAATCAGCATCATGACACCGGCAACCATGGCATAGGCTACGCCATTGATCCATTGCGACCAGAGGCTATCCTGGGGGATGAGGTCTCCGATCACGACGCCGAGAAATCGCCAGACAAACGTGCCGATAAATGCAAGAAAAACGAGAAGCCAGAGGTAAAGCTGATCTGCCATCATCCCGCCCCTTTATCCGTGCCGCGCCAGAGCATCACCAGCGTCCCGCCAAGCAGGCCGGCGGCGAGAATCGCCCATTCCCCGATCAGCGGAAACAGGATCGGGCAGAGCACGCCGCCGGCCAGACCCGCCAGACGATTACGCACCCGGCGCGCGTTGATCACCATCATCAGGATATAAAGCGGCGTGATGACGAGTATCGCGCGCAAGACCTCCTCCGGCACCAGATCGGCCATGGTGAACCCTGTCACGGTACCGATGAGCCCGGCACCGAAAATCATCCCGCCCAGACCGGAGAAATACGAGATCAGCAATGGCGGCGGGTAGCGATCTTCCACCACGCCAAGCTGAACCCAGG is a window of Alphaproteobacteria bacterium LSUCC0684 DNA encoding:
- a CDS encoding extracellular solute-binding protein, with product MHLYRRLVLAVLLALGVVAPAFAGTLNIYSYRAPQLLAPLLEAYGKKTGTEFNVVHAPQGLAQRLQAEGASSPADIVLTSDVSRIVELAELDLLAPVSSPVIERNVPQYLREKEGRWIALSTRARILAVSKDRVAEGSISRIEDLADPKWKGRVCSRKGSHVYNRALLASLIAHHGEAEAEAWARGLVANLARKPQGNDRAQAKAIFSGECDVALMNTYYYGNMKFNTDNPEQKLWAESIRLVFLNQEDRGQHINISGGGIVRTSPRAEEARAFLEWLTEKEAQSIYASVNFEYPVNPAVSADSEVASWGSFRVDTLPIESLAEYSRAAQMIINRTGW
- a CDS encoding AzlD domain-containing protein, which translates into the protein MMADQLYLWLLVFLAFIGTFVWRFLGVVIGDLIPQDSLWSQWINGVAYAMVAGVMMLIVVFPSGLVATTELSWRLAALIVALGVMLWRGNMIVAVAAGLGAFLLASFFGI
- a CDS encoding phytanoyl-CoA dioxygenase family protein, producing the protein MTMITTEQITNYQHDGAVHLPGLFKDWVDVIRDGIEMNMAEPGEYAAENTKAGDSGRFFDDYCNWQRIPALEEIMLRSPAAKAAAELMRSETAQIFHDHVLVKEPGTSKPTPWHQDAPYYFVEGEQNLSFWIPVDPVKEATLRMIAGSHRWEKMVLPVRWLNEDAFYPDDDEYLPVPDPDREPEAYRVLEWELEPGDAVAFHFKCVHGARGNMNASRRRALSLRFLGDDARYVTRPGRTSPPFPGHGMTDGEKLREDWFPIAYRAA
- a CDS encoding DMT family transporter, which gives rise to MGVSWGLSFSLGKIAVESGGAPLGIALFQAMFSATVLLVVSLVRRKSVLELRNHLRLITIIGILGAVLPGSLFYYSAPHVQAGVLSITIALIPLMTYGASVPLGMERFSVKRFAGLLCGIAAIALIALPQNSLPDRAAIPWILLACISSLSYSGENLVLAARAVSRIGPIRMSLGMNVMAALMLFPLASWNDSLLVFSFPFGSMEYAVIGLSLISVVAYTMFVMSVSMFGPVFASQTGYLVTLSGVFWGMYIFGETHSWWVWLALGLMMIGLALVTPRSEEDQPVSA
- a CDS encoding cupin domain-containing protein — protein: MMEADDIIDQLGLKAHPEGGWYLETFTGNSPAGSRGEVSVIYFLLKEGETAHWHRIRDADEVWSWHAGSVLSLYVREGDGPVQTHRLGMDIAKGQRPQLIIPRGAWQAASSQSGWVLASNIVAPAFDFRTLELAPAGFEPGFGI